TGCCGCGCAAACGGAGAGCTACTTCACTGGCAACTCGTCCGAGGACCTTGTCGGTCGCGTCAATCACAAACCACTCGTGCGTCACGTCAGCTGCTTTTGCGCTGAACGTTTTGGTCATGAGTTTCTCTGTATAAAAGAGGGGTTTGGCGGCTCTTTTCCACGGTCGGTGTTTCTCTGCTGGAAACCTCTTAGGTGGGGGCTATGTGATCCGTTGCACCATGGGTATCTCCATGGGGCGTCTGGCACACGACTTCGTCGCGGAGCCTTACTTTTCGCTGCGAAGCCCTCGATTGTACGAAATTTGGCGCTGCCCGCGCAAGTATTTGTTTGGAGCCTGCATCAACAGCGCTAACATCGACCCACCATGTTCAGTTACAGACACGCATTTCACGCAGGCAACCACGCCGATGTGCTCAAACACATCACTTTGATGGCGACCCTGCGCCACCTCATGCAAAAGGATCCGAGCATCACACTCGTGGACACCCATGCCGGCGCTGGTTTGTACCGGCTGGATGGCGACTACACCGAAACCGGCGGTGAGGCCAAAGACGGCGTGATCAAACTGATGGCCGCCTTTCGTGCCGAGGGCGCCAAGCCCATCGCCGACCCGGCCCCTGCCATTGACGACTACCTCGACCTGATCGCCGGTTTCAACCCCTCGGGGGCGCTCCGCATTTACCCTGGCTCTCCTTTCGTGATGCAGGCCTTGATGCGCCACGCTTCCCGGGACCGCCTCAAGCTGTTTGAGCTGCATCCGACCGATGGGAAGTCGCTGGACGGCAACATTGCCCAACTGGAGGCTGGTCGCACCGTCACAGTGACCCGTCAAGACGGTTTTGCTGGATTGATGCCACTGCTGCCCCCGCCTCCCTCTGCCACGGGCTCCAAGCGCGCACTGGTCCTGATCGACCCGAGCTACGAAATCAAAAGCGATTACGCAAAAGTGAGTGCCTGCATACAAGATGCCGTCAAACGCTTTCCGACCGGCACCTTCATGGTCTGGTACCCGGTCATTCCAAGACCGGAAGCCCACGACCTGCCGCGCCGCCTGAAAACACTGAGCAACCAGGCCCAGCGCCCCTGGCTGCATGCGACACTGTCCGTTGGCCAGGATCCCACCCATGGTCCTGACGATCGCCCGGGCCTCACTGCCAGCGGCATGTTCGTCATCAACCCGCCGCACACGCTCAAAGCCAGCCTGCAACAAGCGCTTCCGCAACTGCTGACCGTACTGGGTCGGGGCCGCGGAAAGGGCCAGACTCTGGATGTGGGCGGCTGAACCCCAGCCCCCTCAGTAAAAACCCCGATCATCCAGTCGAGAATTAACCAACCGATCGGTCGGTTAATTCGATACACTGCGGACTTCCCTTTGCCAGACGGCATTCGCCGTCGCAGGAGAGCCGCATGTACACCCAATCTTTTTCCACCGCCGACAAAGAAGCCAAGCCAGATGGCAAGGCCGTTGTGCAGCCATTGAACGCTGCCGACGAGGCGCGACAAACGCATTTCGACGCCGTCATCGATGCAGACGGCAAGATCGAGCCACGGGACTGGATGCCCGACGCGTATCGCAAAACCCTGGTGCGCCAGATCAGCCAGCATGCCCACAGCGAAGTCGTTGGCATGCTGCCCGAAGGCAACTGGATTTCCCGCGCACCCAGCCTGAAGCGCAAAACCATCCTGATTGCCAAGGTGCAAGACGAGGCCGGGCATGGCCTGTACCTTTACAGCGCTGCCGAAACCCTGGGTACCAGCCGCGACCAGATGCTGGAAGGATTGCACTCGGGCAAAGCCAAGTACAGCTCCATCTTCAATTACCCCACCCTGAACTGGGCCGATGTGGGCGTGATCGGCTGGCTGGTCGACGGCGCGGCGATCATGAACCAGATCCCCCTCTGCCGCTGCTCTTACGGCCCCTATGCGCGCGCCATGATCCGCGTCTGCAAGGAGGAAAGCTTCCACCAGCGCCAGGGCTATGAGGGCCTTTTGGTGATGATGCAACGCGGCACAGCAGAACAAAAAGCCATGGTGCAAGACGCGGTGAACCGCACCTGGTGGAAATGCCTGGCCATGTTTGGCCCGCCCGATGCCGACAGTCCCAACAGTGCCCAGGGCATGCGCTGGGGCATCAAACGCATCTCCAATGATGATTTGCGCCAGAAATTCGTCGATGCGACCGTGCCACAGGCTGAAGTCCTGGGGGTGACCCTGCCCGACCCCGATTTGAAATGGAATGAGGCGCGCGGGCACCACGACTATGGCCAGATCGATTGGGACGAGTTCTGGGCGACGGTCAACGGCCACGGCCCTTGCAACAAAGAGCGCCTGGCCACGCGCGTGAAGGCCCATGAGCAAGGCCGGTGGGTACGCGATGCCGCCCTG
This region of Hydrogenophaga crassostreae genomic DNA includes:
- a CDS encoding 23S rRNA (adenine(2030)-N(6))-methyltransferase RlmJ encodes the protein MFSYRHAFHAGNHADVLKHITLMATLRHLMQKDPSITLVDTHAGAGLYRLDGDYTETGGEAKDGVIKLMAAFRAEGAKPIADPAPAIDDYLDLIAGFNPSGALRIYPGSPFVMQALMRHASRDRLKLFELHPTDGKSLDGNIAQLEAGRTVTVTRQDGFAGLMPLLPPPPSATGSKRALVLIDPSYEIKSDYAKVSACIQDAVKRFPTGTFMVWYPVIPRPEAHDLPRRLKTLSNQAQRPWLHATLSVGQDPTHGPDDRPGLTASGMFVINPPHTLKASLQQALPQLLTVLGRGRGKGQTLDVGG
- the paaA gene encoding 1,2-phenylacetyl-CoA epoxidase subunit PaaA, with amino-acid sequence MYTQSFSTADKEAKPDGKAVVQPLNAADEARQTHFDAVIDADGKIEPRDWMPDAYRKTLVRQISQHAHSEVVGMLPEGNWISRAPSLKRKTILIAKVQDEAGHGLYLYSAAETLGTSRDQMLEGLHSGKAKYSSIFNYPTLNWADVGVIGWLVDGAAIMNQIPLCRCSYGPYARAMIRVCKEESFHQRQGYEGLLVMMQRGTAEQKAMVQDAVNRTWWKCLAMFGPPDADSPNSAQGMRWGIKRISNDDLRQKFVDATVPQAEVLGVTLPDPDLKWNEARGHHDYGQIDWDEFWATVNGHGPCNKERLATRVKAHEQGRWVRDAALAHAAKQQQRQQKEAA